One segment of Meriones unguiculatus strain TT.TT164.6M chromosome 3, Bangor_MerUng_6.1, whole genome shotgun sequence DNA contains the following:
- the Znf593os gene encoding putative transmembrane protein ZNF593OS codes for MQVAGELKAEPRSPLVGIVATLLAVLGLGGSCYAVWKMVKQRQPSQAP; via the coding sequence ATGCAGGTGGCCGGGGAGCTGAAGGCAGAGCCCCGGAGTCCGCTGGTCGGAATTGTGGCTACGTTGCTGGCGGTCCTAGGGTTAGGTGGGTCCTGCTACGCCGTATGGAAGATGGTGAAGCAACGGCAGCCATCACAGGCCCCATGA
- the Cnksr1 gene encoding connector enhancer of kinase suppressor of ras 1, which yields MEPVEAWTPGKVAAWLRGLDDALQEYPFEDWELPGKYLLRLCPQSLHALTVWPLGHQELILDGVEQLRALGSKLQTENLRSLARGLLERTQAFQGLVQGRLGDRAETPADVLSAAVELVREAHALLSWLNRYLFSHLNDFSACQEIGVLCGELGQVLQEDCPEAEKESNVLRICSHVAGICHNILSCSPEELLEQRAVLEQVQLDDPSALEIHTTGNCLHFVSGVGVQDTTRSQILPGDEIIQINEQVVVGWPYKNVMRELLREPARVSLVLKKIPVPEIPSQTPVDSPHLLSPSLPLDPVSPRVPSEGLFAFDLPEEGSPRPSAAWTDTTSLDAKPLPTPPEPPGTLPEETAEPLESSGPLDKSPILGRKKSKGVASRLSRRRVSCRELGLPDCDGWLLLRKVPGGFMGPRWRRCWFVLKGHTLYWYRQPQDEKAEGLINISNYSLESRPDQKKKYVFQLTHEVYKPFVFAAETLSDLSKWVRHLITCISKYQTPGRASSAREEDCYSETEAEDPDEEAGSRSASPGPPQARSDTSPLASPSRSPRTSFGSSADSSDRALEGMVQGLRQGGVSLLGQPQPLTHEQWRSSFMRRNRDPHLNERVHRVRALQSTLKAKLQELQALEEVLGDPELTGAKFRQWKERNLELYSEGLRTGGGMWAQSSSPNPTSVSRGQSPQPLPSDPEEPSHLFVFDPKEQPPAS from the exons ATGGAGCCGGTGGAGGCCTGGACCCCCGGGAAGGTGGCAGCCTGGCTGAGAG GCCTCGACGACGCCCTGCAGGAGTATCCCTTCGAGGACTGGGAGCTTCCCGGAAAGTACCTGCTGCGGCTCTGTCCCCAAAGCCTCCATGCTCTGACCGTGTGGCCTTTGGGCCACCAGGAGCTCATTCTAGATGGGGTGGAGCAGCTGCGGGCCCTG GGCTCCAAGCTGCAGACGGAGAACCTGAGGAGTCTGGCTCGGGGGCTGCTGGAAAGGACCCAGGCCTTCCAGGGCCTGGTCCAAGGCCGCCTGGGAGACCGGGCCGAGACGCCCGCTGATGTCCTCAGTGCCGCTGTAGAGCTGGTGCGGGAAGCCCATGCCCTCCTCTCCTGGCTCAACAG GTACCTCTTCTCCCACCTGAATGACTTCTCTGCCTGCCAGGAGATTGGCGTGTTGTGCGGAGAGCTGGGCCAGGTCTTACAGGAG GACTGCCCGGAGGCTGAGAAGGAGAGCAACGTCCTAAGGATT TGCAGCCACGTGGCCGGGATCTGCCACAACATCCTGAGCTGCAGCCCGGAGGAGCTGCTGGAACAGAGGGCTGTGCTAGAGCAGGTGCAGCTGGATGACCCCTCG GCTCTAGAAATCCACACTACCGGCAACTGCCTGCACTTTGTGTCCGGAGTAGGTGTCCAG GATACCACCCGCTCCCAGATCCTGCCAGGAGACGAGATCATCCAGATCAATGAGCAGGTGGTG GTGGGCTGGCCCTACAAGAATGTGATGAGGGAGCTGCTGAGGGAGCCAGCAAGGGTCAGCCTGGTGCTGAAGAAGATTCCGGTGCCAGAGATCCCCTCTCAG ACGCCTGTGGACTCCCCTCACCTGCTAAGCCCGTCGCTGCCTCTGGACCCAGTGTCTCCCAG GGTTCCCTCTGAAGGCCTTTTTGCCTTTGACCTGCCTGAGGAGGGGAGTCCCAGACCCAGCGCTGCCTGGACAG ACACTACCTCCCTTGATGCTAAGCCCCTGCCCACGCCCCCTGAACCCCCAGGAACACTTCCAGAAGAGACAGCAGAGCCTCTGGAGTCCTCGGGACCCCTTGATAAG AGTCCCATCCTTGGTCGGAAGAAATCTAAAG GTGTAGCCTCTAGGCTGAGCCGCCGGCGGGTGTCCTGCCGGGAGCTGGGCCTGCCGGACTGTGATGGATGGCTTCTGCTGCGCAAGGTCCCCGGCGGCTTCATGGGCCCTCGCTGGCGCCGCTGCTGGTTTGTGCTCAAGGGGCACACGCTGTACTGGTACCGCCAGCCCCAG GATGAGAAGGCCGAAGGGCTTATCAACATCTCTAACTACAGCCTGGAGAGCAGACCTGACCAGAAGAAGAAATA TGTGTTCCAGCTGACCCATGAGGTATACAAGCCCTTCGTCTTCGCCGCTGAGACCCTGTCGGATCTGAGCAA ATGGGTACGTCACCTCATTACCTGCATTTCCAAGTACCAGACTCCAGGCCGGGCCTCCTCTGCCAGAGAGGAAG ATTGTTACAGCGAGACAGAAGCCGAAGACCCTGACGAGGAGGCTGGGTCCCGCTCAGCTTCC CCCGGTCCACCTCAAGCGAGGAGTGACACATCACCCCTGGCTTCACCCTCGCGGAGCCCGAGGACCTCCTTTGGTTCTTCAGCAG ACAGCAGCGACAGGGCGCTGGAAGGAATGGTCCAGGGGCTGAGGCAGGGCGGAGTGTCCCTCCTGGGCCAGCCGCAGCCCCTGACCCATGAACAGTGGCGGAGTTCTTTCATGCGGCGCAACCGGGACCCACATCTCAACGAGCGGGTGCACCGCGTCCGGGCACTCCAGAGTACACTCAAG GCAAAGCTGCAGGAACTGCAGGCCCTGGAGGAAGTGCTGGGTGACCCTGAGCTCACTGGAGCAAAGTTCCGCCAGTGGAAGGAACGGAACCTGGAGCTGTACTCAGAGGGCCTGAGGACCGGGGGAGGGATGTGGGCCCAGAGCAGTTCCCCAAACCCAACTTCTGTCTCCAGAGGTCAGTCCCCACAGCCCCTGCCCTCTGACCCGGAGGAGCCCTCCCACCTTTTTGTCTTTGACCCCAAAGAACAGCCTCCAGCCTCCTGA
- the Fam110d gene encoding protein FAM110D: protein MLLASPSTPSRGRTPSAVERLEADKAKYVKTHQVIARRQEPALRGGPGPLTPHPCNELGAPASPRTPGPARRGSGRRQPRPDSLIFYRQKRDCKASVNKENAKGHGLVRRLFLGAPRDAAPSSPGPTESPGTPAGWAGPTDAPEASGKRALCPTCSLPLSEKERFFNYCGLERALVEVLGAERFSPQSWGAERGPQVAAPPPPGSGDTSDWTSSDGDAGSPDGAGGGGGGSEAAGSARDGRPPVSVVERNARVIQWLYGCQRARAPPRESEV from the coding sequence ATGCTCCTGGCCTCTCCCTCCACACCATCGAGGGGACGAACCCCCAGCGCCGTGGAGAGGCTGGAGGCGGACAAAGCCAAGTACGTCAAGACGCACCAGGTGATAGCACGTCGCCAGGAGCCAGCCCTGCGAGGGGGACCCGGACCGCTCACGCCACACCCTTGCAACGAGCTGGGGGCCCCCGCATCGCCCAGGACGCCAGGGCCTGCCCGCCGGGGTAGCGGCAGGCGACAGCCAAGGCCCGACTCCCTAATCTTCTACCGCCAGAAGCGGGACTGCAAGGCTTCGGTGAACAAAGAGAACGCCAAGGGCCACGGGCTAGTCCGACGCCTTTTCCTGGGAGCCCCCCGGGACGCTGCCCCGAGCAGCCCGGGACCCACAGAGAGTCCCGGGACTCCGGCGGGGTGGGCCGGGCCCACGGACGCTCCGGAGGCGAGCGGGAAGCGCGCGCTGTGCCCCACATGCTCGCTGCCGCTGTCGGAGAAGGAGCGCTTCTTCAACTACTGCGGCCTGGAGCGCGCGCTGGTGGAGGTGCTGGGCGCCGAGCGCTTCTCCCCGCAGAGCTGGGGCGCCGAGCGCGGCCCGCAGGTCgcggcgccgccgccgcccggcTCCGGGGACACCAGCGACTGGACGTCCAGCGACGGGGACGCGGGCAGCCCGGACGgtgcgggcggcggcggcggcggctcggAGGCGGCGGGCTCGGCGCGGGACGGGCGCCCCCCGGTGTCGGTGGTGGAACGCAACGCGCGCGTCATCCAGTGGTTGTACGGCTGCCAGCGCGCGCGCGCCCCGCCGCGCGAGTCCGAGGTGTGA
- the C3H1orf232 gene encoding uncharacterized protein C1orf232 homolog — MKSPDPWDRLSVLPSFWNQTRCCPLSCRPVCPGAGPLSPAAMSQAFWKTYKSKVLQTLSGESEEDLAERESPALVESETAEAEEEAFNPMSQLARRVQGVGVKGWLTMSSLFNKEDEDKLLPPEPCADHPLAAAPSSQAAAAETEPRGPGFWDAFASRWQQQQQAAASALRGGAESSAGRDPEPQDKPAEEAAERPETREPDPAAGFKWGFLTHKLAEMRVKAAPKGD, encoded by the exons ATGAAGTCACCAGATCCCTGGGACAGGCTGTCGGTTCTTCCGAGTTTCTGGAACCAGACCCGCTGCTGCCCATTGAGCTGCCGCCCTGTGTGCCCGGGTGCCGGGCCCCTTTCCCCTGCAGCCATGAGCCAAGCCTTCTGGAAAACCTACAAGTCCAAAGTGCTGCAGACACTGAGTGGggaatctgaagaggacctggcAGAG AGGGAGAGCCCAGCATTAGTGGAGTCTGAGACGGCGGAAGCCGAAGAGGAGGCCTTCAACCCCATGTCACAACTGGCCCGGAGG gTTCAGGGGGTTGGGGTGAAAGGCTGGCTGACGATGTCATCTCTGTTTAACAAAGAAGATGAGGACAAACTGCTGCCACCAGAGCCCTGTGCTGATCA CCCGCTGGCGGCTGCCCCCTCCTCGCAGGCGGCCGCAGCAGAGACGGAGCCGCGCGGACCGGGATTCTGGGACGCGTTCGCCAGCagatggcagcagcagcagcaggcggcGGCGTCCGCGCTGCGCGGAGGAGCCGAGAGCAGCGCCGGGCGGGACCCGGAGCCGCAGGACAAGCCTGCCGAGGAGGCCGCCGAGCGCCCCGAGACGCGGGAGCCCGACCCCGCCGCAGGCTTCAAGTGGGGTTTCCTCACCCACAAACTGGCAGAGATGAGGGTGAAAGCCGCGCCCAAGGGCGACTAG
- the Znf593 gene encoding zinc finger protein 593 yields the protein MGRSRRTGAHRAHSLARQMKAKKRRPDLDEIHRELRPQGLPRPKPELDAEPDPDLPGGGLHRCLACARYFIDSANLKTHFRSKDHKKRLKQLSVEPYSQEEAERAAGMGSYVPPRRLGVPTEVSTEIPEMDTST from the exons ATGGGTCGCTCCCGCCGGACCGGCGCGCACCGAGCACATTCCTTAGCCCGCCAGATGAAGGCCAAGAAGCGGCGGCCGGACCTGGACGAGATTCACCGCGAGCTGCGGCCGCAGGGGCTCCCGCGGCCCAAGCCGGAGCTGGACGCGGAGCCAGACCCGGACCTGCCAGGGGGCGGCCTGCATCGCTGTCTGGCCTGCGC GAGGTACTTCATCGATTCCGCCAACCTGAAGACCCACTTCCGATCCAAAGACCACAAGAAAAG GCTGAAGCAGCTGAGCGTCGAACCCTACAGTCAGGAAGAGGCTGAGAGGGCAGCGGGCATGGGCTCGTATGTGCCCCCCCGGCGGCTGGGCGTGCCCACAGAAGTGTCCACTGAGATCCCAGAGATGGACACGTCCACCTGA